From Toxorhynchites rutilus septentrionalis strain SRP chromosome 2, ASM2978413v1, whole genome shotgun sequence, a single genomic window includes:
- the LOC129768414 gene encoding glutactin-like isoform X1, with protein MRPLIGIAFAAFLALCASQHPEPVVKIQDLLFIQGTIGYTAWTNRTIYEFHAIPYAQTPVGSLRFQPPVKITKMNGKLDATKPGIQCPQIWDEYVNTEDEDCLTLSVYTTSLDGNRPVMVWIHGGWFYFGGALGYRSNYLLESDVVLVVIQYRLGPLGFLSFMNDKIRGNMGLLDQIAALEWVQQNIDHFGGNNKEVTIFGESAGGASVSTMLHSPLVQGRKVPLFHRAILQSGSLFSPWAMGDNPVEGAHDIAKRAGCNDPASVEQCLQEVPVKRLLEAFGAHRKETVINHGYPSVAGTTVVVGGPSQVFPEHPKQYLWDVPTTIPIMLGATSQEGIFLLHEIGKFQPEAMKSHFNSYDLLRLVRTLHQKFGQNRLDGVLEAYDIMSRFLVNGMDRYRWEEIVGGLIDICGNHGIKGPVLTELNAFARVIPENVYLYSLDYSNIRTARNLSYPFALKDAVDHAEDLKYLFPRTELNAQDTKVAKIMVQLWTSFATKGIPRAKHVHHWSPAKGLYGPYLKIDAQSAQGENYIDEFSATAHKNKALLSGGKQPVVSMHVSKL; from the exons ATGAGGCCTCTTATTGGTATCGCGTTCGCCGCTTTTTTGGCACTATGCGCCTCACAGCATCCAGAACCGGTGGTTAAAATTCAGGATTTGCTATTTATTCAGGGAACCATTGGATATACTGCGTGGACGAACCGCACGATTTATGAGTTTCACGCGATTCCGTACGCTCAGACACCGGTTGGCAGTTTGAGATTTCAG CCCCCGGTAAAAATAACCAAGATGAACGGTAAACTAGACGCAACGAAACCTGGAATTCAGTGTCCACAAATTTGGGATGAATACGTCAATACGGAGGACGAGGATTGCCTCACCTTGTCGGTGTATACCACGAGT CTGGATGGAAATCGACCTGTAATGGTGTGGATCCACGGTGGATGGTTCTACTTTGGCGGTGCTCTTGGCTACCGTTCAAATTATCTGCTCGAATCGGACGTTGTCCTGGTGGTGATCCAATACCGCCTCGGTCCGCTGGGCTTTCTTTCGTTTATGAACGATAAAATACGTGGGAATATGGGTCTCCTGGATCAGATAGCGGCGTTGGAGTGGGTTCAGCAGAACATCGATCACTTTGGCGGAAACAACAAAGAGGTCACGATTTTTGGCGAGTCGGCAGGAGGTGCGTCCGTTTCCACAATGCTGCACAGTCCGTTGGTCCAGGGCCGTAAAGTACCACTGTTCCATAGGGCCATCCTTCAATCTGGTTCACTGTTTTCGCCCTGGGCTATGGGCGACAACCCCGTGGAAGGAGCACACGATATCGCCAAGCGGGCGGGTTGTAACGATCCTGCTTCCGTTGAGCAGTGTCTTCAGGAGGTACCGGTGAAACGCTTGCTCGAGGCTTTTGGTGCTCACAGGAAAGAAACAGTCATTAATCACGGCTATCCATCCGTTGCGGGAACGACTGTAGTTGTTGGTGGTCCCTCGCAAGTATTCCCGGAGCATCCTAAGCAATATCTCTGGGATGTTCCGACCACGATACCCATCATGTTGGGAGCTACTTCACAGGAGGGAATATTTTTACTGCATGAAATTGGCAAATTTCAACCTGAGGCGATGAAATCACACTTTAACTCATATGATTTGTTGCGATTGGTTCGAACGCTCCATCAGAAGTTTGGTCAGAACCGATTGGATGGAGTTCTGGAGGCGTACGATATAATGAGCAGGTTCCTAGTTAATGGAATGGATCGATATCGTTGGGAAGAAATTGTTGGCGGTTTGATTGAT ATCTGCGGCAACCATGGTATCAAGGGACCCGTTCTCACCGAGCTGAACGCATTCGCACGAGTGATTCCAGAGAATGTCTACCTTTATAGCTTGGATTATTCCAACATACGGACCGCGCGTAATTTGAGCTACCCTTTTGCGTTGAAAGATGCCGTTGACCATGCAGAAGATTTGAAGTACCTTTTCCCCAGAACGGAGCTGAACGCCCAAGATACTAAGGTGGCAAAAATTATGGTCCAGCTGTGGACTTCTTTTGCAACGAAGGGAATCCCCAGGGCGAAACATGTTCATCACTGGTCACCGGCGAAAG GTCTTTATGGGCCGTACCTGAAAATTGATGCGCAAAGTGCGCAGGGTGAAAACTACATCGACGAGTTTTCTGCTACCGCACACAAGAACAAGGCGTTGTTATCTGGAGGCAAACAACCGGTAGTATCCATGCAT GTATCCAAATTATAG
- the LOC129768414 gene encoding glutactin-like isoform X2: MRPLIGIAFAAFLALCASQHPEPVVKIQDLLFIQGTIGYTAWTNRTIYEFHAIPYAQTPVGSLRFQPPVKITKMNGKLDATKPGIQCPQIWDEYVNTEDEDCLTLSVYTTSLDGNRPVMVWIHGGWFYFGGALGYRSNYLLESDVVLVVIQYRLGPLGFLSFMNDKIRGNMGLLDQIAALEWVQQNIDHFGGNNKEVTIFGESAGGASVSTMLHSPLVQGRKVPLFHRAILQSGSLFSPWAMGDNPVEGAHDIAKRAGCNDPASVEQCLQEVPVKRLLEAFGAHRKETVINHGYPSVAGTTVVVGGPSQVFPEHPKQYLWDVPTTIPIMLGATSQEGIFLLHEIGKFQPEAMKSHFNSYDLLRLVRTLHQKFGQNRLDGVLEAYDIMSRFLVNGMDRYRWEEIVGGLIDICGNHGIKGPVLTELNAFARVIPENVYLYSLDYSNIRTARNLSYPFALKDAVDHAEDLKYLFPRTELNAQDTKVAKIMVQLWTSFATKGIPRAKHVHHWSPAKGLYGPYLKIDAQSAQGENYIDEFSATAHKNKALLSGGKQPVSKL, encoded by the exons ATGAGGCCTCTTATTGGTATCGCGTTCGCCGCTTTTTTGGCACTATGCGCCTCACAGCATCCAGAACCGGTGGTTAAAATTCAGGATTTGCTATTTATTCAGGGAACCATTGGATATACTGCGTGGACGAACCGCACGATTTATGAGTTTCACGCGATTCCGTACGCTCAGACACCGGTTGGCAGTTTGAGATTTCAG CCCCCGGTAAAAATAACCAAGATGAACGGTAAACTAGACGCAACGAAACCTGGAATTCAGTGTCCACAAATTTGGGATGAATACGTCAATACGGAGGACGAGGATTGCCTCACCTTGTCGGTGTATACCACGAGT CTGGATGGAAATCGACCTGTAATGGTGTGGATCCACGGTGGATGGTTCTACTTTGGCGGTGCTCTTGGCTACCGTTCAAATTATCTGCTCGAATCGGACGTTGTCCTGGTGGTGATCCAATACCGCCTCGGTCCGCTGGGCTTTCTTTCGTTTATGAACGATAAAATACGTGGGAATATGGGTCTCCTGGATCAGATAGCGGCGTTGGAGTGGGTTCAGCAGAACATCGATCACTTTGGCGGAAACAACAAAGAGGTCACGATTTTTGGCGAGTCGGCAGGAGGTGCGTCCGTTTCCACAATGCTGCACAGTCCGTTGGTCCAGGGCCGTAAAGTACCACTGTTCCATAGGGCCATCCTTCAATCTGGTTCACTGTTTTCGCCCTGGGCTATGGGCGACAACCCCGTGGAAGGAGCACACGATATCGCCAAGCGGGCGGGTTGTAACGATCCTGCTTCCGTTGAGCAGTGTCTTCAGGAGGTACCGGTGAAACGCTTGCTCGAGGCTTTTGGTGCTCACAGGAAAGAAACAGTCATTAATCACGGCTATCCATCCGTTGCGGGAACGACTGTAGTTGTTGGTGGTCCCTCGCAAGTATTCCCGGAGCATCCTAAGCAATATCTCTGGGATGTTCCGACCACGATACCCATCATGTTGGGAGCTACTTCACAGGAGGGAATATTTTTACTGCATGAAATTGGCAAATTTCAACCTGAGGCGATGAAATCACACTTTAACTCATATGATTTGTTGCGATTGGTTCGAACGCTCCATCAGAAGTTTGGTCAGAACCGATTGGATGGAGTTCTGGAGGCGTACGATATAATGAGCAGGTTCCTAGTTAATGGAATGGATCGATATCGTTGGGAAGAAATTGTTGGCGGTTTGATTGAT ATCTGCGGCAACCATGGTATCAAGGGACCCGTTCTCACCGAGCTGAACGCATTCGCACGAGTGATTCCAGAGAATGTCTACCTTTATAGCTTGGATTATTCCAACATACGGACCGCGCGTAATTTGAGCTACCCTTTTGCGTTGAAAGATGCCGTTGACCATGCAGAAGATTTGAAGTACCTTTTCCCCAGAACGGAGCTGAACGCCCAAGATACTAAGGTGGCAAAAATTATGGTCCAGCTGTGGACTTCTTTTGCAACGAAGGGAATCCCCAGGGCGAAACATGTTCATCACTGGTCACCGGCGAAAG GTCTTTATGGGCCGTACCTGAAAATTGATGCGCAAAGTGCGCAGGGTGAAAACTACATCGACGAGTTTTCTGCTACCGCACACAAGAACAAGGCGTTGTTATCTGGAGGCAAACAACCG GTATCCAAATTATAG